In Paenibacillus phoenicis, one genomic interval encodes:
- a CDS encoding phage tail tape measure protein, which translates to MSEAVDVGAVRARVIADISGYTTNMDKAKAKAAELGKAGKEASASFSALKGKLAELGMSSAQIDKVTAAIRKANPSLLTKQIADATAEMKRLGATDADIEKVTKELERSAKGAGALTGETKALGAAYSALAVAMGIVITKAIETSKTFEQSMANVKAITEATGRDFEVLRENAIKLGVSTVFSASQSADAMAELGQAGFKTNEIIAAMPGMLSLAAASQTDLATTADITSSALRGFGLEADQAARVADVLAKSAIDTNADVTDLGMALKYVAPVAANMGISIEQAVAAIGELSNAGIKGEMAGTQLRAILLALSSPTKEAAYYMQQLGVSISDSAGNIRPLSEIIGQLQSAFTRLTQAQQADVAATLAGREAASGFITLINEGQAAFDAYTRSLQNAGGTAEEVAGTQMDTLNGAINEMQSALEGAGIAVGDTFAPAIRGVAEEVTKLLAGFNNMNPELRTMIIVFGTVTPLVAGATVAVIALKTAFDTMRAAAAAAGVQMTAFSASIPIIGALSVAVGVLSAGVAGLAARNREAAEAARQFDEAQKKLNETLNASPLSRTTSDIEQMKTDMKTLEQLVNNVRKAEQELAEEYAKPYDIQDAKARKRRKELRDALEEAQDALKAFGVDGVEEASRVMARYTEEINKSTPALLQMNKAEVADLATKNDQITSMEKLSARYKELNALQTLDSAQKQELVDIANALQKQYPELHAQMDKEGRLRIENIDIIDGQISAEKALLSTSLSAELERISAIEKTTEAQRKAVQAQIDNNIALIQSIVAVNKAQADSVLTSPDGLEDEKIYIQAKKRISAANQQAAVLDATLLEAQRARASLQGGNLDYFKGSSGTGIDLTKPEKEKKAKTKKGKSAAELAAEARKKAYQADLATIQFQAEMYDWSTEKQIAAYEKLRKNHAKFLKESVEDRRTLDLQIKRLNEDTIKSQFDFSAEWIKQEERRMEESGKSESDIAKMKLDAWTRVRDRYAKDSEFYKQADEQVYQARKDLTQRTLKLTEDLVKTEKTRIDDVKKRELDAIKKSKEAVLDKYKAEIDAIDELMAKQDQLNADVDYETELREKQARADLLASAVGPEGIQEREDLLKEIERMQLEHERELQKRSLQEQKSALEKERDAQEAEFNREIERTEAQYDALIDAFNAYGGDIKTIEAAIADFRVSESAKANAAILADLDAFVAQYTAKMASVTAANQAADLAEYNANKDAYDAAAARGDRAEMERLRARNQAIRDKYGITQDTGRLQSFATGGIVRGKNGEPVIVQAHAGEMVLNAQQQAVLFEALSGVSTRPVSQPAGAVTQNTYNIDMGAEEIVIEDSATARQFFDERARVVQRLQTEGVKTR; encoded by the coding sequence ATGAGTGAAGCGGTAGACGTCGGGGCTGTTAGGGCCCGCGTAATTGCAGATATTTCCGGATACACCACGAACATGGATAAAGCGAAGGCGAAGGCGGCAGAACTCGGTAAAGCCGGGAAGGAAGCGTCGGCGTCTTTTTCTGCGTTAAAGGGGAAATTGGCGGAGCTCGGCATGTCTTCCGCGCAGATCGATAAGGTGACGGCCGCCATCCGCAAAGCGAACCCGTCGCTATTAACGAAGCAAATCGCAGACGCGACCGCAGAAATGAAGCGCCTGGGCGCAACGGACGCGGACATCGAAAAGGTAACGAAGGAACTCGAACGATCCGCGAAAGGGGCCGGCGCACTCACAGGCGAAACAAAAGCACTCGGAGCCGCGTATAGTGCGCTTGCCGTCGCGATGGGGATCGTCATCACAAAGGCGATTGAGACGTCGAAGACGTTCGAACAGTCGATGGCAAACGTCAAAGCCATTACGGAAGCCACCGGGCGGGACTTCGAGGTGCTCCGGGAGAACGCGATTAAACTCGGTGTATCGACGGTATTCAGCGCATCACAATCCGCCGACGCGATGGCCGAACTCGGACAGGCGGGCTTTAAGACGAACGAGATTATTGCCGCGATGCCCGGTATGTTATCGCTTGCGGCCGCATCCCAAACGGATCTCGCGACAACGGCGGATATCACGTCGAGTGCGCTTCGGGGCTTCGGATTGGAGGCGGACCAGGCGGCCAGAGTCGCAGACGTCCTCGCAAAATCCGCAATCGATACCAACGCTGACGTGACGGACTTAGGAATGGCGCTCAAGTACGTCGCCCCGGTCGCCGCGAATATGGGAATTTCGATTGAACAAGCGGTGGCCGCGATCGGTGAATTATCTAACGCAGGCATCAAGGGCGAAATGGCCGGTACGCAGCTTCGGGCGATCCTCCTTGCGCTGTCCTCTCCTACGAAGGAGGCCGCGTATTACATGCAACAACTCGGCGTCAGTATTAGCGATTCGGCCGGAAACATCCGCCCACTTTCCGAAATTATCGGCCAGTTGCAATCCGCATTTACCCGGCTCACACAGGCGCAGCAGGCGGATGTCGCCGCGACATTGGCTGGGCGCGAAGCCGCATCCGGATTTATCACGCTCATTAATGAGGGGCAGGCCGCATTCGACGCGTACACTCGGTCGCTGCAGAACGCCGGGGGAACGGCGGAAGAGGTTGCTGGCACGCAGATGGATACGCTAAACGGCGCGATTAATGAGATGCAATCCGCCCTCGAAGGCGCGGGAATTGCGGTAGGGGATACGTTCGCGCCGGCGATCCGTGGCGTGGCGGAAGAGGTAACGAAGCTCCTAGCCGGATTCAACAACATGAACCCGGAGCTCCGTACGATGATTATCGTGTTTGGAACGGTTACACCGCTCGTAGCTGGCGCGACTGTTGCGGTGATTGCGCTCAAAACGGCGTTTGATACGATGCGTGCAGCAGCCGCGGCCGCCGGCGTGCAGATGACGGCGTTTAGCGCGAGCATTCCGATTATTGGCGCACTTTCCGTCGCGGTTGGCGTTCTCTCCGCAGGCGTTGCCGGATTGGCCGCGCGTAACCGGGAAGCCGCAGAGGCCGCAAGACAGTTCGATGAGGCGCAGAAAAAACTCAATGAAACGCTGAATGCTTCGCCCTTGTCGCGAACAACGTCCGACATCGAGCAAATGAAAACGGACATGAAAACGTTAGAGCAACTCGTTAATAATGTCCGTAAAGCAGAACAGGAACTCGCGGAAGAATATGCGAAGCCGTACGATATCCAGGACGCTAAGGCGCGGAAACGGCGGAAAGAGCTGCGGGACGCACTGGAAGAGGCGCAGGATGCGCTTAAAGCGTTCGGGGTGGATGGTGTAGAAGAGGCCAGCCGGGTCATGGCGAGGTATACGGAGGAAATCAACAAATCTACGCCGGCGTTGCTCCAAATGAACAAAGCGGAAGTTGCGGACCTCGCGACCAAGAACGATCAAATTACGAGCATGGAGAAGTTATCGGCGCGCTACAAGGAACTGAACGCTCTCCAAACTCTTGACTCCGCGCAGAAACAGGAACTTGTCGACATCGCGAATGCGCTCCAAAAGCAGTATCCGGAACTCCATGCGCAGATGGACAAAGAGGGCCGGCTCCGGATCGAGAACATCGACATCATTGACGGCCAGATTAGCGCGGAGAAGGCGTTGCTTAGTACGTCGTTGTCCGCCGAGCTTGAGCGAATATCTGCGATTGAAAAAACCACAGAGGCGCAGCGTAAAGCGGTACAGGCGCAGATCGACAATAATATCGCGCTGATTCAATCGATTGTCGCAGTAAATAAGGCGCAGGCCGATTCGGTTCTGACCTCTCCGGACGGGCTTGAGGACGAGAAGATTTACATCCAAGCCAAAAAACGTATCTCCGCGGCGAATCAGCAGGCAGCAGTCCTGGACGCGACGCTCTTAGAGGCTCAACGTGCGCGGGCATCGTTACAAGGCGGCAACCTCGATTACTTCAAGGGAAGCAGCGGAACGGGAATCGACTTAACAAAGCCGGAAAAAGAGAAAAAGGCGAAAACAAAGAAAGGCAAATCCGCGGCCGAACTCGCAGCCGAAGCGCGTAAAAAGGCGTATCAGGCGGACCTTGCGACAATCCAGTTTCAGGCGGAAATGTACGATTGGTCGACCGAAAAGCAAATCGCGGCGTACGAGAAACTGCGTAAGAATCACGCGAAGTTTTTGAAAGAGTCCGTAGAGGACCGGCGCACGCTCGACCTGCAAATTAAGCGGCTGAACGAAGATACGATTAAATCGCAATTTGATTTTAGCGCGGAATGGATCAAGCAAGAGGAGCGGCGCATGGAGGAGTCCGGCAAATCCGAAAGCGACATCGCGAAAATGAAACTCGACGCCTGGACGCGGGTGCGTGACCGTTACGCGAAAGACAGCGAGTTTTATAAACAGGCGGACGAGCAGGTGTACCAGGCGCGTAAGGATTTGACGCAGCGCACGCTCAAGCTTACGGAGGACCTCGTCAAAACGGAGAAAACGCGCATCGACGACGTGAAAAAACGCGAGCTCGACGCCATCAAAAAGAGCAAGGAAGCCGTGCTCGACAAGTATAAAGCGGAAATTGACGCGATCGACGAACTAATGGCGAAGCAGGACCAGCTCAACGCGGATGTCGATTACGAGACGGAACTTCGCGAGAAACAGGCGCGCGCTGACCTTCTGGCGTCCGCGGTAGGCCCCGAAGGCATCCAAGAGCGCGAAGACTTGCTCAAGGAAATCGAACGGATGCAGCTCGAACATGAGCGCGAATTGCAGAAGCGCAGTCTCCAAGAGCAAAAATCCGCGTTAGAAAAGGAACGCGATGCACAGGAGGCGGAGTTCAATCGCGAAATTGAGCGGACTGAGGCGCAGTATGACGCCCTCATTGACGCATTCAACGCATATGGCGGCGACATTAAAACAATCGAAGCCGCTATTGCCGATTTCCGCGTATCCGAATCCGCGAAGGCTAACGCGGCAATCCTCGCAGACCTAGACGCATTCGTCGCGCAATATACCGCTAAAATGGCGTCAGTCACAGCGGCGAACCAGGCGGCCGACCTTGCGGAGTATAACGCTAATAAGGATGCATACGACGCGGCGGCGGCACGGGGCGACCGGGCGGAGATGGAGCGGCTGCGTGCGCGTAATCAGGCGATCCGCGATAAGTACGGGATTACGCAGGATACGGGCCGCCTGCAATCGTTCGCAACTGGCGGTATTGTGCGCGGAAAGAACGGCGAGCCGGTTATCGTACAGGCGCACGCTGGCGAGATGGTACTCAATGCGCAGCAACAGGCGGTACTCTTCGAGGCGCTGTCCGGTGTTTCTACGCGGCCAGTATCGCAACCGGCCGGAGCCGTTACGCAAAACACGTACAACATCGATATGGGTGCGGAAGAAATCGTAATAGAGGACTCGGCGACGGCTCGCCAATTCTTCGACGAACGTGCGCGCGTTGTTCAGCGGTTGCAAACGGAAGGTGTTAAGACGCGATAA
- a CDS encoding cold-shock protein produces the protein MSYPVAITWQGLKGEEMAEVYSRIGPSLGKSPVAPPKEKRLSGYVRRYYDDRGFGFIGREDGSDVHFHINAVQGADKLRTGDRVTFEVGEDARGRLTAKNVRLAR, from the coding sequence ATGTCGTATCCAGTAGCGATTACGTGGCAAGGACTAAAAGGCGAGGAGATGGCAGAGGTTTATTCGCGCATCGGCCCGAGCCTCGGCAAATCACCGGTCGCGCCGCCAAAAGAGAAGCGCCTGAGCGGCTATGTCCGACGGTATTATGACGATCGCGGCTTCGGATTCATTGGGCGCGAGGATGGTTCAGACGTTCATTTTCATATCAACGCTGTACAAGGGGCGGACAAATTGCGTACCGGAGACCGGGTAACGTTCGAAGTCGGCGAGGACGCGCGCGGAAGGTTGACGGCAAAGAACGTGAGGTTGGCGCGATGA
- a CDS encoding helix-turn-helix transcriptional regulator, producing MTLTPEVIRICRVNLGMSQGQLAKKAEISCPLLGAIEREDRALLPHVAKKIREAIPLTDEQIADIVAANRRINRAG from the coding sequence ATGACGTTGACTCCGGAAGTAATTCGTATTTGCCGCGTAAATCTTGGGATGTCGCAGGGACAACTCGCAAAAAAGGCGGAAATTTCCTGCCCGCTGCTTGGCGCAATCGAACGCGAGGACAGAGCGCTATTGCCGCACGTTGCTAAAAAAATCCGCGAAGCAATTCCGCTTACAGACGAGCAGATTGCGGATATTGTTGCCGCGAACCGCAGAATCAACCGCGCCGGGTAA
- a CDS encoding helix-turn-helix domain-containing protein translates to MIRFSLDKIMEAKGLTQKDVVEITKISRNTVKALATNANARIDFPTLDALCKGLNVKPGDLIEYIEDEK, encoded by the coding sequence ATGATCCGCTTCTCGTTGGATAAAATTATGGAGGCCAAAGGATTAACGCAGAAAGATGTGGTCGAAATTACAAAGATAAGTCGAAATACTGTTAAAGCACTCGCAACAAACGCTAATGCACGAATCGATTTTCCAACATTGGACGCATTATGTAAGGGTTTGAATGTGAAGCCTGGGGATTTAATTGAGTATATAGAGGATGAGAAATGA
- a CDS encoding DUF3102 domain-containing protein yields MRNEKTNSHRCRIVYCRNNTLYYMECCPIADRRPLSPRSFLPTITAEINAYKRVAGEAIFEIGRRLKSVRDAKIDSSRADERNLARQREEAGGWIRWLEEHVDFDRSQAHRFITVFEELGDVGTYQRFGLRALYEIATLPPEERTREHTLKSGVTKTVDEMTVRE; encoded by the coding sequence ATGAGAAATGAAAAAACTAATAGCCACCGCTGCCGCATTGTTTACTGTCGCAATAATACTCTCTATTATATGGAATGCTGTCCAATAGCTGACCGCCGACCGTTGAGTCCGCGGTCTTTTTTACCAACAATCACCGCCGAAATCAACGCATACAAGCGCGTCGCCGGCGAAGCCATATTCGAAATCGGACGCCGCCTCAAATCGGTACGCGACGCAAAAATAGATAGCAGTAGGGCCGACGAGAGAAATCTTGCGCGACAACGCGAAGAGGCCGGCGGTTGGATACGTTGGCTGGAAGAACACGTTGATTTCGATCGAAGTCAGGCACACCGATTCATAACCGTTTTTGAGGAATTAGGCGATGTTGGTACGTACCAACGTTTTGGACTACGCGCCCTCTACGAAATCGCAACGCTTCCGCCCGAAGAACGCACGCGAGAACACACGCTCAAGTCCGGAGTCACAAAAACGGTAGATGAGATGACCGTACGCGAGTAA
- a CDS encoding tyrosine-type recombinase/integrase: MDKRTGKKTLTQRTPIAEVGLPSFTLEEAVDFVVKVKRANNLKERTIEGYVKNMRYFIEWVADHYGEITIQDVTAEMLRDYVIWCANEKEYYAGHPFKSEYKKDQRGLSPASVNVRIRVLRTFFNVLHAEEVIDRNPAANLSLMRQDVDTVTPLTEEELRRFLKAPDRQQWAQWRDYVIMTLILDTGLRLNEICALEKSEVDFVRKLIVLPAAKNKNRKSRVLPLSTETVRLLKQLIAETERHFETTRVFTTNYGEPLNEKTIQKAFDKYAEKAKLGRSVSPHVLRHNFATMAAENGMSIFHLQKIMGHADIATTRKYVQISEESIADEHRKHSPLARILKRGGV, from the coding sequence ATGGATAAACGCACTGGAAAGAAAACGTTAACCCAGCGGACGCCCATTGCGGAGGTCGGCCTGCCGTCGTTTACGCTTGAGGAGGCGGTCGACTTCGTTGTAAAGGTGAAGCGCGCGAACAACCTCAAGGAGCGTACGATTGAGGGCTACGTTAAGAATATGCGCTATTTCATCGAATGGGTCGCGGATCACTACGGAGAGATTACGATCCAAGACGTAACGGCGGAAATGCTGCGCGACTATGTGATCTGGTGCGCCAATGAAAAGGAGTATTACGCCGGGCACCCGTTCAAGTCCGAATACAAGAAGGACCAGCGCGGGCTCTCGCCGGCTTCCGTTAACGTCCGTATCCGCGTTTTAAGGACGTTCTTTAACGTTCTCCATGCCGAGGAGGTAATCGACCGTAATCCGGCCGCAAACTTATCTCTAATGCGCCAGGACGTCGATACAGTTACGCCATTGACCGAGGAGGAGCTGCGGCGGTTCTTAAAGGCTCCGGACCGGCAGCAGTGGGCGCAGTGGAGAGATTACGTAATTATGACGTTGATCCTGGATACAGGTCTACGTCTGAACGAAATCTGCGCGCTGGAAAAGTCGGAGGTTGATTTCGTACGGAAGTTAATCGTGCTTCCGGCCGCGAAGAATAAGAACCGGAAATCCCGCGTATTACCGCTGTCTACGGAAACAGTACGGCTGCTGAAACAGCTTATTGCGGAAACGGAGCGGCATTTTGAGACTACGCGGGTATTTACGACGAACTACGGGGAGCCGCTGAACGAGAAGACGATCCAAAAGGCGTTTGATAAGTACGCGGAAAAGGCGAAGCTCGGGCGTAGTGTGTCGCCGCACGTTCTGCGCCACAATTTCGCGACAATGGCCGCGGAGAATGGCATGAGTATATTTCACCTTCAAAAGATTATGGGCCATGCGGATATAGCTACGACGCGAAAATACGTCCAGATCAGCGAGGAGAGTATTGCGGACGAACACCGGAAGCACTCGCCACTTGCGCGGATTTTGAAGCGTGGAGGTGTATGA
- a CDS encoding DUF951 domain-containing protein: protein MERKSFQLGDIVQMKKNHPCGSNEMEIIRMGMDIRIKCIGCKHSVLVPRAKFEKNMRKVLRSAALAPENTASDGQSPPGE, encoded by the coding sequence ATGGAGCGGAAATCCTTTCAATTAGGCGATATTGTACAAATGAAGAAAAACCATCCTTGCGGGAGCAACGAAATGGAAATTATCCGGATGGGCATGGATATCCGCATTAAATGTATCGGCTGCAAACACAGCGTGTTGGTGCCTCGGGCGAAGTTCGAGAAGAATATGCGCAAAGTGCTCCGGTCGGCGGCTCTAGCACCAGAAAATACGGCGTCGGACGGGCAATCACCACCTGGAGAATAA
- a CDS encoding mechanosensitive ion channel family protein encodes MLLAKEPEVIQDAAETVTTWKDKIWNWFTDMDMWMNVLYAGIKIIIIFTLTRLFVHIVFRLIDRSLQKREKSRLQMNPRRLVTVGELLKNVTTITSNFIMVMLVMGELGFDLAPLLAGAGVLGLAIGFGAQSLVKDVITGFFIILEDQFAVGDVIQTGSLKGTVEMIGLRSTRLVSYTGEVHIIPNGMITNVTNYSVGTALAVVDLPFSNSRKLEDSVELLRRAMQRLKEEKEGIPQVPNVLGIQSLTASEYVIRIAVECPPAIRSEVERQIHAYAKEALEQEELENQRGHAEI; translated from the coding sequence ATGTTACTGGCAAAAGAACCGGAAGTGATCCAGGATGCTGCCGAAACGGTGACGACCTGGAAAGATAAGATATGGAATTGGTTTACAGATATGGATATGTGGATGAACGTGCTTTATGCCGGGATCAAAATTATCATTATTTTCACCCTCACCCGATTGTTCGTTCATATCGTATTCCGCTTAATCGATCGATCGTTGCAGAAGAGGGAGAAGAGCCGGTTGCAGATGAACCCGCGACGGTTAGTTACGGTTGGTGAACTGCTCAAGAATGTCACCACCATCACCAGCAATTTTATTATGGTCATGTTAGTGATGGGGGAGCTTGGGTTTGATCTGGCGCCGTTGCTAGCGGGTGCCGGAGTTCTTGGCCTTGCAATCGGTTTTGGTGCCCAGAGCTTGGTGAAGGATGTTATTACCGGCTTTTTTATCATTCTGGAGGATCAGTTTGCTGTTGGTGATGTCATTCAAACCGGAAGTCTGAAGGGGACGGTAGAGATGATTGGGCTGCGCTCCACTCGGTTAGTGAGCTACACGGGAGAGGTCCACATCATCCCTAACGGGATGATCACGAACGTAACGAATTACTCCGTGGGAACCGCATTGGCGGTGGTCGACTTGCCGTTTAGCAACTCAAGGAAGCTGGAGGACAGCGTAGAGCTGCTCAGAAGGGCCATGCAGCGCCTGAAAGAGGAGAAGGAGGGGATCCCTCAGGTTCCGAATGTGCTGGGCATTCAGTCGTTAACAGCGAGCGAGTACGTGATTCGAATTGCGGTGGAGTGTCCTCCAGCCATTCGATCGGAAGTGGAACGTCAGATCCACGCTTATGCCAAAGAAGCTCTGGAGCAGGAGGAGTTGGAGAACCAACGCGGGCATGCAGAGATCTAG
- a CDS encoding DUF3343 domain-containing protein gives MEEDWLVMAFDSTQQALRAEMLLEYAEVDIDLFPTPKEITAGCALSIRFPQNDLEVVKEIITSESVEIRGIYSHDGMGYHSIKL, from the coding sequence ATGGAAGAGGACTGGCTGGTGATGGCGTTTGATTCAACACAGCAGGCGCTGCGTGCGGAGATGCTGCTGGAGTATGCTGAGGTAGATATCGATTTATTTCCTACTCCCAAAGAAATCACCGCAGGATGTGCGTTGTCGATTCGTTTTCCCCAAAACGATTTGGAGGTAGTTAAAGAGATCATCACTTCGGAATCGGTAGAGATACGGGGGATTTACTCCCACGACGGGATGGGCTATCATAGCATCAAGCTTTAG
- the yyaC gene encoding spore protease YyaC: protein MSQIQPTIPGQEIPYLKILHTEPGIHSAIIHRLLLHFGQVTPGQDIVVVCIGTDRSTGDCLGPLVGSALAKYQCPYFHLYGTLDEPVHAMNLRETLDEIHARFANPYIISIDACLGQTSSVGSIQVVQGPLRPGAGVNKELPPVGDIHLTGIVNVGGFMEYFVLQNTRLSLVMRLSEIISKCLYTAIKEWTQGSISLARREL, encoded by the coding sequence ATGTCACAGATTCAACCGACCATTCCAGGACAAGAAATTCCTTATTTAAAAATCCTTCATACCGAACCCGGCATTCATTCGGCCATCATTCACCGGTTGCTTCTGCATTTTGGACAGGTTACCCCAGGACAAGACATTGTTGTCGTTTGCATTGGAACCGATCGTTCCACCGGAGATTGCTTAGGCCCCCTGGTCGGCAGCGCGTTGGCGAAGTATCAATGCCCGTATTTTCACCTTTACGGCACACTCGATGAGCCTGTACATGCCATGAATCTAAGAGAAACCTTAGATGAAATCCACGCTCGGTTCGCTAACCCTTATATTATCAGCATTGACGCCTGCCTCGGTCAGACATCCAGCGTTGGATCCATCCAAGTGGTGCAAGGCCCCCTCCGCCCTGGAGCAGGGGTGAATAAAGAATTACCGCCGGTCGGCGATATCCATCTTACGGGCATCGTCAATGTCGGCGGCTTCATGGAATACTTCGTATTGCAAAACACACGTCTCAGTCTAGTTATGCGTCTTTCAGAGATTATATCAAAATGCTTGTATACCGCGATTAAAGAGTGGACTCAAGGGTCTATTTCCTTAGCCCGGCGAGAGCTATAG
- a CDS encoding DUF4446 family protein — MREWNDLIFEQLSWIVGGLVLLILWMLIWNLIQGSKLRKMKQRYELMMKGTGVQDLETLLIDLKMQQDKIEDVQEEQKQQLAQIQKWMPMQKSKIGIKRYNAFGEKGNDLSFSIAIVNDQQDGVVLTGLYNRDGSFVYAKGLEKGESPHALSPEEREAIALAGLRK; from the coding sequence ATGCGGGAATGGAATGATCTCATCTTTGAGCAACTAAGCTGGATCGTTGGAGGTTTGGTTCTCCTGATCCTTTGGATGTTGATCTGGAATCTGATTCAGGGAAGTAAGCTTCGCAAGATGAAGCAAAGATACGAACTGATGATGAAAGGTACTGGCGTACAAGATCTGGAGACCTTGCTGATCGATTTGAAGATGCAGCAGGACAAAATCGAAGACGTCCAGGAAGAACAGAAGCAACAGCTTGCACAAATCCAAAAATGGATGCCTATGCAAAAATCTAAAATTGGTATCAAACGCTACAATGCTTTCGGTGAAAAGGGAAACGACCTGAGCTTCTCCATTGCGATCGTTAATGATCAGCAAGATGGCGTGGTCCTCACTGGCCTGTATAACCGTGATGGTTCTTTTGTTTATGCTAAGGGCTTGGAGAAAGGGGAGTCACCGCATGCGCTTTCTCCGGAAGAACGGGAAGCTATAGCTCTCGCCGGGCTAAGGAAATAG